CAGGTTTCGAAGAAACGCATTAAAAAAAGGGAGCGATGATCATGGCAGATCAGACAACGAACGGCCCCGTGACCCACAGGGCCCACAAGATGCCGAAGGCCGAGTTCTACACGTATTTCGCGATCATCTTCATCGCGGCCGTGCCGGTCGCGGCGCTGAGCTGGCTTCTGGCCACGGTCAAGAGCGGCAGCTTCCAGAAAAAAGGGCCGATCGCCCGCGCCTGGTCCCAGGCCCGGATCATCACGCCCATGATCTTCGCCGCCTGAGCGGAAAGATCCCGAATTTCGGCTCCCCCGTGTGGGGAGT
The Dinoroseobacter shibae DFL 12 = DSM 16493 genome window above contains:
- the pufQ gene encoding cytochrome PufQ codes for the protein MADQTTNGPVTHRAHKMPKAEFYTYFAIIFIAAVPVAALSWLLATVKSGSFQKKGPIARAWSQARIITPMIFAA